The window TCGCCAGGCGGCAGCGGTTGCGCCACAATATGCACCACCTCTTCACCGCGCGTCATCACGCCTTCAACCGGGACGCCACCGATCGCGCCACTGTCCGAGGGTTGTCCGCCGCCCTGTGGATGAAACAGCGTGCTATCGAGCGTAATCGCATAGCGCCCATCGGGTTCTGCCGTGCAGTGTGTGATCGTCGCATGGCCTCGGGTGTCATCGCTGGTGTAATAAAGACGTTCAGTCATGGTTGTTCTCCTCTTGATGAGCAGAGTATATTCACTTTACCAGCACCGATAATCCCATCAACATTCAATGCATCTTTGCCCGGTACGCACAAATGAATCCCAACCTGCTTCCTGACCTTGCCACCTTTGTGTTGATTGTCGACCAGGGGAGTTTCTCCGCCGCCGCCAAAATATCCGGCGCAACGCCTTCCGCTATCAGCCGCAGCGTCTCGCGGCTTGAGCAGGCATTAGGCAGCAAACTGCTGCACCGCACCACCCGTAAGCTGGCGCTAAGCGAGACCGGGAAGATGGTTTATGAACACGCGCAAGAGATGCTAAACGCCGCGCAAATGGCGGTAGACTCCGGCAGCAGCCGCCAGACCATTGCCCAGGGGAAGCTAACGGTCAGCGTGCCAAAGGCGGTCGGGCGTTTTGTTATTCACCCTTTAATGGCGGAGTTTTTCACCCGCTTCCCGGACGTGGATGTCTGTCTGAGGCTGGAAGACCGCTATATGGACTTGATTGATGATGGCGTGGATCTGGCACTGCGCATCAGTCAGTCGCCGTCGCCGGGTTTGTACGGCAAGCCGCTGATGCCGGTCAGTCACGTTATCTGCGCCACGCCGGAATATTTGCGCCAGCACGGTATGCCCGATACCCCACAAGCCCTGCGCGATCATAGCTGTATTAGCCTTGGCGAAACGCCCGCTGATTCGCGCTGGAAGTTTCGCCGTGGGGATAAAATTGAAACTCTGCAAACTCATGGGCGTTATGCTGCCAACCATACCGGCGTGCGGCTGGACGCGGTAAAGCATCATCTGGGGATTGGCAGCCTGCCGCTGTTTACCGCCCGTGAAACGCTTGCCAGCGGCGAGATTGTCCAGGTATTACCGGAGTGGGAGTTTATCAGCGATTACAGCGGCGATCTGTGGCTCTTATGGACACGCAACCAACATATGCCCGCCAGAATGCGGGCCATGATTGATTACCTTAGCGAGAAATTGCCTCAGTCTGGCCGTTGATTATGGCGCGCGTGACAGCACCTCAGCGACCCACTGGCGGAAGCCGTCAACATCCAGCGCCAGCGCGACCTGCGCGTTGGCGGGCTGCCCCAGGCGACCCTCGATATCCACT of the Citrobacter freundii genome contains:
- a CDS encoding LysR family transcriptional regulator — translated: MNPNLLPDLATFVLIVDQGSFSAAAKISGATPSAISRSVSRLEQALGSKLLHRTTRKLALSETGKMVYEHAQEMLNAAQMAVDSGSSRQTIAQGKLTVSVPKAVGRFVIHPLMAEFFTRFPDVDVCLRLEDRYMDLIDDGVDLALRISQSPSPGLYGKPLMPVSHVICATPEYLRQHGMPDTPQALRDHSCISLGETPADSRWKFRRGDKIETLQTHGRYAANHTGVRLDAVKHHLGIGSLPLFTARETLASGEIVQVLPEWEFISDYSGDLWLLWTRNQHMPARMRAMIDYLSEKLPQSGR